The following proteins come from a genomic window of Pseudochaenichthys georgianus chromosome 19, fPseGeo1.2, whole genome shotgun sequence:
- the kcng3 gene encoding voltage-gated potassium channel regulatory subunit KCNG3: protein MKFGKSICVLNVGGTRYAFTREVIKDFPLRRVSRLHACATEKEVLELCDDYDRDQNEFFFDRHSQVFMFIMLYLRSGKLRFVPGVCELSFYTEMLYWGLESVHLDSCCQKRLDDRMSEIGIDTISEMDVGVSGDDSQSSGEQVHETALTGRAKWLEKMRKTFEEPNSSILAQLLASVSVIFVLVSMIMLCASTLPDWDTAKRNIVEEQRTVEAVCIGWFTAECTIRFLLARSKCEFLRQPLNIIDVIAITPYYVTMALAQAGVPDAGLGVAGVVLRVLRMMRVFWLMKLARHFLGLQTLGLTLTRCYREMVMLMVFVFVAMAIYSALAQLLEHGLDLGTQNPDFASIPASAWWVIISMTTVGYGDVYPVTVGGRVLGGMCVVSGIVLLALPITFIYHSFVQCYQELKLRSARYARNLSVELLQ from the exons ATGAAGTTCGGAAAGAGCATCTGCGTACTCAATGTAGGGGGAACCCGTTACGCCTTCACCCGTGAAGTGATAAAGGATTTCCCTCTCCGGCGCGTCAGCCGTCTGCATGCATGCGCAACCGAGAAAGAGGTTCTTGAACTGTGCGATGACTACGACCGGGACCAGAACGAGTTTTTCTTTGATCGCCACTCACAGGTCTTTATGTTCATCATGTTGTACTTGCGCTCCGGTAAACTCCGCTTTGTCCCCGGAGTGTGTGAGCTTTCCTTCTACACAGAGATGCTCTATTGGGGACTGGAAAGCGTGCATTTGGACTCCTGCTGTCAGAAACGCCTGGACGACAGGATGTCCGAGATTGGAATTGACACTATTTCCGAAATGGACGTCGGAGTTTCGGGGGATGACTCCCAAAGCTCGGGCGAACAGGTGCACGAGACTGCGCTCACCGGTCGCGCCAAATGGCTCGAGAAAATGCGCAAGACGTTCGAGGAGCCAAACTCTTCAATTTTGGCACAGCTTTTGGCTTCAGTGTCAGTAATCTTTGTGCTGGTTTCTATGATAATGCTGTGTGCCAGCACCCTGCCGGACTGGGATACTGCCAAGAGAAACATTGTGGAGGAACAGAG GACGGTGGAGGCAGTGTGTATTGGCTGGTTTACAGCAGAGTGCACGATACGCTTTCTGTTGGCCAGAAGCAAGTGCGAATTCCTCCGCCAGCCGCTGAACATCATCGATGTGATTGCAATCACCCCCTACTATGTCACCATGGCACTGGCCCAGGCCGGGGTGCCTGATGCTGGGCTCGGGGTGGCCGGGGTGGTACTGCGGGTGCTGAGGATGATGCGAGTGTTCTGGCTCATGAAGCTGGCCAGACACTTCCTGGGCCTGCAGACTCTGGGGCTAACGCTCACACGCTGCTATCGGGAGATGGTTATGCTGATGGTGTTTGTCTTTGTCGCCATGGCAATATACAGTGCTCTGGCCCAGCTGCTGGAGCACGGGTTGGATTTAGGAACACAGAACCCAGATTTTGCCAGCATCCCAGCATCCGCCTGGTGGGTCATCATTTCCATGACGACTGTCGGGTATGGGGATGTGTACCCTGTGACAGTTGGAGGACGGGTGCTTGGGGGAATGTGTGTCGTGAGCGGCATTGTTCTCTTGGCACTGCCAATCACATTCATCTACCACAGTTTTGTACAGTGCTACCAAGAACTCAAACTGCGCTCTGCCAGATACGCACGCAACTTGTCAGTGGAGTTACTGCAATGA